From one Culex quinquefasciatus strain JHB chromosome 3, VPISU_Cqui_1.0_pri_paternal, whole genome shotgun sequence genomic stretch:
- the LOC119768929 gene encoding uncharacterized protein LOC119768929 — translation MPRLPKSTVATATTSLKVLLAKLKSHQTSFNIICQFKDDYPEDATANQINVRLERLDELWELMSEVTSDIMAHDDFEGTTATFDKERSSWENLYYEVKSFLLDKLKDFTQPNLNQSTLPADQSTSSGSMDHVRLPPITLQKFDGNIDEWLSFRDLYTSLIHWKTDLPDVEKFHYLRSSLIGEALSHIANIKISKANYALAWETLSKEYNNHKLLKKKQAQSFFELPVLVKESAKDLHKLVESFNMIVQSLDQVVQPNDYKDLLLVELLSSRLDPATRRGWEEFTSTKETDSLKNLTDFLTRRVRILEALPVKTSEYKQDSNAAAKKKPFQVRVSHNAIQKPISKCPACPESHGLYICPTFQKMSVASRESFIRNNNLCRNCLRSGHQAKKCTSRFSCRNCKARHHTMVCFQPEGGGNARSNPTEMVPTTSNNNQRQSTLGETASTAAGEQVSSHVANRRTSKILLATAVVLIENEHGLRVPARALLDSGSECNFISEKLCQQLRIQRERVDVSITGIGNAATKAKHRVQATIKSRFSIFSRDLHFIVLPKVTVDLPMTQVDITEWEIPDGIDLADPSFFKPGSVDLVIGIQAFFSFFKTGKELSLCNGLPTLTESVFGWIISGEVVETSQPTTITCNMALTDRLDELLERFWACEEVGDSNNYSVDETRCEEQYQRTVKRAPDGRYTVTLPKHEGGLEQLGDSEEIATKRLYGLERRLERDLELRKQYNDFMTEYITLGHMEKVDDDSRANVKRCFLPHHPVLRESSTTTKCRVVFDASCKTSTGVSLNDTLLVGPIVQQDLRTIMLRARVRQVMLVADVEKMFRQIDMDPEDRPLQSIKWRFGPNEEVASYELSTVTYGTKPAPFLATRTLKQLATDERERFPLAAESVDDDIYMDDVICGAADLDTAINLRQQYDGMMASGGLRLRKWASNWEDALKGVPNENLAFADEVSWDQDASVKTLGLTWLPRTDQFRFNFQIPEIKSNQPLTKRIVTSIVARLFDPLGLIGACVVGAKIYLQELWDLIDKETGKPIDWDTELPATVGEKIRRFLLKIPHLNELRIPRCVLARGATKFELHCFTDASEKAYGACIYLRSMDDEGNISVHLLTSKSKVAPRKLQTLPRLELCGAYLGALLVEKVLQALKVSVNVYYWTDSTCVLMWLRAVPSTWVTYVANRVAKIQALTAGHTWHHVPGTINPADLISRGIPPDMIGSNVIWWEGPIFLKLEKDQWPSQPTVSPDEAPERRKTACTATQEQTPFSVDFVSRYSSYMKLVRSTAYWLRLKAMLRHQTSPKQHKFLSATEFKRAELAIIGMVQREVFADELKALSEGKSVARSSPLRWFTPAVDENGILRVGGRLSHSQETHDTKHPMVLPAKHPLTQLIFEDYHEQLLHAGPQQLLAAVRQRFWPLGDLEPLTPAHFLTGGPIHALPEPDYSNEKLNRLSRWQLVQRQLQDFWTRWRKEYLTQLQAKPKNWKSPVKVDVGMLVIIVDENQPPMRWKLGRIEELHPGEDGVVRVVTVRTATRSYKRPVVKLCILPTPDSESS, via the exons ATGCCGCGACTTCCGAAATCAACGGTGGCGACTGCCACGACCTCGCTGAAGGTGCTTCTGGCGAAGCTCAAAAGCCATCAAACTTCGTTTAACATCATTTGCCAGTTCAAAGACGATTACCCGGAAGATGCGACCGCCAACCAAATCAACGTTCGTCTCGAGCGTCTAGATGAATTGTGGGAATTGATGAGCGAGGTCACAAGTGACATCATGGCGCACGACGATTTTGAGGGCACCACTGCAACATTTGACAAGGAACGATCAAGTTGGGAAAATCTGTACTACGAGGTCAAATCTTTTCTGCTGGACAAGTTGAAGGATTTCACGCAACCCAACCTCAATCAATCAACCCTTCCAGCTGATCAATCAACGTCGTCAGGCTCTATGGATCATGTTCGTCTTCCGCCGATTACTCTCCAAAAGTTCGATGGAAACATCGACGAATGGTTGAGTTTTAGGGATCTTTACACCTCACTAATCCATTGGAAGACCGATTTGCCAGATGTCGAGAAATTTCATTATTTGCGCAGTAGTCTGATAGGCGAAGCTTTGTCACACATCGCGAACATAAAGATCTCTAAGGCCAATTACGCACTAGCTTGGGAAACCCTGTCTAAGGAGTACAACAACCATAAACTGCTGAAGAAGAAACAGGCGCAGTCCTTCTTCGAGCTTCCTGTTCTGGTGAAGGAGTCTGCAAAGGATCTGCACAAGCTGGTGGAATCGTTCAATATGATCGTTCAGTCCCTGGACCAGGTGGTTCAGCCCAACGATTACAAGGATCTACTTTTGGTGGAACTTCTGAGCTCAAGGTTGGACCCTGCTACGCGGCGTGGATGGGAGGAGTTTACATCTACGAAGGAAACGGATTCTTTGAAAAATCTGACGGATTTTCTCACGCGTCGAGTACGGATTCTCGAAGCGTTACCAGTGAAGACGTCGGAGTACAAACAGGACTCTAACGCAGCCGCGAAGAAGAAACCGTTTCAGGTTCGGGTGAGCCACAACGCTATCCAGAAGCCGATCTCAAAATGCCCAGCGTGTCCCGAATCGCACGGACTCTACATCTGTCCGACTTTCCAAAAAATGTCGGTCGCGAGTAGGGAATCGTTCATCCGTAACAACAACCTCTGTCGCAACTGTCTGAGGTCAGGTCATCAAGCCAAGAAGTGCACATCTCGCTTCTCGTGCAGGAACTGCAAGGCCAGACATCATACGATGGTATGTTTCCAACCGGAAGGAGGAGGAAATGCGCGTAGTAACCCGACCGAGATGGTGCCGACTACGAGCAACAACAATCAACGCCAATCTACGCTAGGTGAAACCGCAAGCACAGCCGCTGGTGAGCAGGTGTCCTCCCACGTGGCTAATCGTCGAACGTCgaaaatactattggcaaccgCTGTGGTACTGATCGAGAACGAGCATGGTCTTCGCGTACCGGCACGTGCGCTGCTCGACTCCGGATCTGAATGTAACTTCATATCGGAGAAACTTTGTCAACAACTGAGGATACAACGGGAAAGGGTCGACGTTTCGATCACTGGCATCGGAAATGCCGCCACCAAGGCTAAACACAGGGTTCAAGCCACCATCAAGTCACggttttcgatcttctcacGGGACCTTCACTTTATCGTGCTTCCAAAGGTCACAGTTGATCTCCCAATGACTCAAGTGGACATCACGGAATGGGAAATTCCAGACGGCATCGATCTGGCCGATCCGTCATTCTTCAAACCAGGGAGTGTCGATCTGGTGATTGGCATTcaggcattctttagcttcttcaagaCTGGGAAAGAGCTGTCGCTCTGCAACGGATTGCCAACTCTAACTGAATCGGTTTTCGGTTGGATCATTTCCGGCGAGGTGGTGGAGACTTCACAACCAACCACGATCACCTGCAACATGGCGCTCACTGATCGGTTGGACGAGTTGCTGGAGAGGTTTTGGGCCTGCGAGGAAGTAGGTGACTCCAACAACTACTCGGTGGATGAAACTCGCTGCGAGGAGCAGTATCAGCGCACGGTGAAACGGGCACCGGATGGGCGCTACACGGTCACTCTACCAAAACACGAAGGAGGTTTGGAACAGCTAGGCGACTCGGAGGAGATCGCAACCAAACGGCTGTACGGATTGGAAAGGAGActggaaagggatttggaattGCGTAAACAGTACAACGACTTCATGACGGAGTACATAACTCTAGGGCACATGGAGAAGGTGGATGACGATTCACGAGCGAACGTCAAGCGGTGCTTTCTTCCGCATCACCCTGTTCTACGCGAGTCAAGCACTACAACAAAGTGTAGGGTGGTGTTTGATGCCTCATGCAAAACATCCACGGGCGTCTCCTTAAACGACACACTGTTGGTAGGGCCAATAGTGCAACAAGACTTGCGTACGATCATGCTACGAGCTCGCGTTCGCCAGGTGATGCTGGTCGCCGATGTCGAGAAAATGTTTCGACAGATCGACATGGACCCAGAGGACCGACCACTTCAAAGCATCAAATGGAGGTTTGGACCGAACGAGGAGGTGGCCTCGTACGAGCTATCCACGGTGACTTACGGCACCAAGCCTGCACCGTTCTTAGCAACACGCACACTCAAGCAGCTCGCGACTGACGAACGGGAACGGTTCCCGTTGGCGGCGGAATCTGTCGACGATGACATTTACATGGATGATGTTATTTGTGGAGCTGCTGATCTGGACACCGCAATCAACCTGCGCCAACAGTACGATGGAATGATGGCCAGCGGTGGGTTGAGATTGCGGAAATGGGCGTCGAACTGGGAAGACGCACTCAAGGGAGTTCCGAACGAGAATTTGGCTTTCGCTGACGAGGTCAGCTGGGATCAGGACGCAAGCGTTAAGACACTGGGTCTGACGTGGCTACCAAGAACTGATCAATTCAGGTTCAACTTCCAAATTCCTGAAATCAAATCCAATCAACCTTTGACGAAACGGATCGTCACGTCAATTGTCGCACGACTTTTTGACCCACTCGGCCTGATAGGAGCTTGCGTCGTTGGGGCGAAAATCTACCTCCAGGAGTTGTGGGATCTGATCGACAAGGAAACTGGGAAACCGATCGACTGGGACACGGAGTTGCCAGCGACGGTGGGTGAGAAAATTCGacgttttttgctaaaaattccTCACTTGAACGAGCTTCGAATTCCGCGCTGTGTGCTGGCACGAGGAGCTACAAAGTTCGAGCTGCACTGTTTCACGGACGCGTCTGAAAAGGCGTACGGAGCGTGCATTTACCTTCGCAGCATGGACGATGAAGGCAACATTTCGGTTCACCTGTTGACGTCGAAATCGAAGGTCGCACCCCGCAAACTCCAAACTCTGCCCCGCCTTGAGCTCTGTGGTGCGTATCTGGGAGCACTACTTGTGGAAAAGGTTCTGCAAGCTCTGAAGGTCTCGGTGAACGTGTACTACTGGACGGATTCAACCTGCGTTTTGATGTGGCTGAGGGCTGTACCAAGCACATGGGTCACGTACGTGGCCAATCGCGTCGCCAAGATTCAGGCGTTGACGGCAGGTCACACTTGGCACCACGTACCAGGAACGATCAACCCAGCTGATCTGATCTCACGTGGAATCCCGCCTGACATGATCGGAAGTAACGTGATCTGGTGGGAGGGaccgattttcttgaaattggaGAAAGACCAATGGCCATCGCAACCAACCGTGTCCCCGGATGAGGCACCGGAGAGGAGAAAGACGGCGTGCACAGCAACTCAAGAACAAACACCGTTCAGCGTTGACTTCGTTTCAAGGTATTCCTCGTACATGAAGCTCGTCAGGTCAACGGCGTACTGGTTACGGCTGAAAGCTATGCTGCGTCACCAAACATCACCTAAACAACATAAATTCCTCTCTGCGACGGAGTTCAAGCGTGCTGAACTGGCCATCATTGGAATGGTCCAACGGGAGGTGTTCGCGGACGAACTAAAGGCTTTGTCGGAAGGGAAGTCGGTTGCACGAAGCTCTCCACTGCGCTGGTTCACCCCTGCTGTTGACGAAAACGGTATTCTACGCGTGGGTGGAAGGTTATCGCACTCGCAGGAGACACACGACACCAAGCATCCCATGGTTTTGCCAGCTAAGCATCCGCTGACTCAGCTGATCTTCGAGGACTACCACGAACAACTGCTGCATGCTGGACCACAACAACTTCTCGCAGCAGTTCGGCAGCGTTTCTGGCCACTAGGAG ACCTAGAACCCCTGACACCGGCCCATTTCTTGACTGGAGGACCAATCCATGCGCTGCCGGAACCGGACTACAGCAACGAGAAGCTGAACCGCTTGAGTCGTTGGCAGCTGGTACAACGACAGCTTCAGGACTTCTGGACACGCTGGAGGAAGGAGTACCTGACTCAGCTGCAAGCCAAGCCAAAGAATTGGAAATCGCCGGTCAAGGTGGACGTCGGCATGCTGGTAATCATCGTGGACGAGAATCAACCTCCGATGCGTTGGAAACTTGGACGGATCGAAGAACTACATCCTGGAGAAGACGGAGTTGTTCGAGTGGTGACCGTTAGGACAGCTACTCGGAGCTACAAGCGGCCAGTCGTCAAGCTTTGTATTCTACCAACACCTGATTCCGAGTCTTCATGA